A single Pseudomonas putida DNA region contains:
- a CDS encoding glycosyltransferase: MSSRKFGLNLVVVLAIAALFTGFWALINRPVSAPAWPEQISGFSYSPFRLGESPQKGQYPSDDEIRQDLEQMNKLTDNIRIYTVEGTQAEIPRLAEEFGLRVTLGIWISKDLERNEREIEKGIELANHSRSVVRVVVGNEALFREEVTPEELIAYLDRVRAAVKVPVTTSEQWHIWKEHPELAKHVDLIAAHILPYWEFVPMKDSVQFVLDRARELRHQFSHKPLLLSEVGWPSNGRMRGGADATQADQAIYLRTLVNTLNRRGYNYFVIEAYDQPWKANDEGSVGAYWGVYNAERQQKFNFEGPVVAIPQWRALAVASVVLAMIALAVLLIDGSALRQRGRTFLTFITFLCGSVLVWIAYDYSQQYSTWFSLTVGVLLALGALGVFIVLMTEAHELAEAVWTLKRRREFLPVQGDSAYRPKVSVHVPCYNEPPEMVKQTLDALAALDYPDYEVLVIDNNTKDPAVWEPLKAHCEKLGERFRFFHVAPLAGFKGGALNYLIPHTAKDAEVIAVIDSDYCVDRNWLKHMVPHFADPKIAVVQSPQDYRDQNESAFKKLCYSEYKGFFHIGMVTRNDRDAIIQHGTMTMTRRSVLEELGWAEWCICEDAELGLRVFEKGLSAAYSHNSYGKGLMPDTFIDFKKQRFRWAYGAIQIIKHHASALLRGKNSELTRGQRYHFLAGWLPWIADGMNIFFTVGALLWSAAMIIVPHRVDPPLMIFAIPPLALFFFKVGKIIFLYRRAVGVNLKDAFAAALAGLALSHTIAKAVLYGFFTSSMPFFRTPKNADSHGLLVALSEAREELFIMLLLWGAAAGICLVQGLPSSDMRFWVAMLLVQSLPYVAALVMAFLSSLPKPAEKAAEAQQA; this comes from the coding sequence ATGTCATCACGCAAATTCGGCCTCAACCTGGTGGTGGTCCTGGCCATCGCCGCGCTGTTCACCGGGTTCTGGGCCCTGATCAATCGCCCGGTCTCCGCACCTGCCTGGCCGGAACAGATCTCCGGCTTCTCGTACTCGCCATTCCGCCTCGGGGAGAGCCCGCAAAAGGGCCAATACCCCAGCGATGACGAGATACGTCAGGACCTGGAGCAGATGAACAAGCTCACCGACAACATTCGTATCTACACCGTCGAGGGCACCCAAGCAGAGATCCCGCGGCTGGCTGAAGAATTCGGCCTGCGGGTGACCTTGGGCATCTGGATCAGCAAAGACCTGGAGCGCAACGAGCGCGAAATCGAAAAAGGCATCGAGCTGGCCAACCATTCACGCAGCGTGGTGCGGGTGGTGGTCGGCAACGAAGCGCTGTTCCGCGAAGAAGTCACGCCTGAAGAGCTGATCGCCTACCTCGATCGCGTCCGTGCCGCGGTCAAGGTGCCGGTCACCACCAGTGAGCAGTGGCATATCTGGAAGGAACACCCGGAACTGGCCAAGCACGTCGACCTGATCGCCGCGCACATCCTGCCTTACTGGGAGTTCGTGCCGATGAAAGACTCGGTGCAGTTCGTCCTCGACCGCGCCCGCGAACTGCGCCACCAGTTCTCGCACAAGCCGCTGCTGCTGTCGGAAGTCGGCTGGCCAAGCAACGGCCGCATGCGCGGCGGCGCTGACGCCACCCAGGCTGACCAGGCCATCTACCTGCGCACCCTGGTCAACACCCTCAACCGCCGTGGCTACAACTACTTTGTCATCGAGGCCTACGACCAGCCCTGGAAGGCCAACGACGAAGGCTCGGTGGGCGCCTATTGGGGCGTCTACAACGCCGAGCGCCAGCAGAAGTTCAACTTCGAGGGGCCGGTGGTGGCCATCCCGCAGTGGCGGGCCCTGGCGGTCGCCTCGGTGGTCCTGGCGATGATCGCCCTGGCCGTGCTGCTGATCGACGGCTCGGCCCTGCGCCAGCGCGGCCGCACCTTCCTCACTTTCATCACCTTCCTGTGCGGGTCGGTGCTGGTGTGGATTGCCTATGACTACAGCCAGCAATACAGCACCTGGTTCAGCCTCACGGTCGGCGTGCTGCTGGCGCTCGGCGCGCTGGGCGTGTTCATCGTGCTGATGACCGAAGCCCACGAACTGGCCGAAGCGGTGTGGACCCTCAAACGCCGACGCGAATTCCTGCCGGTGCAGGGCGACAGTGCCTACCGGCCCAAGGTGTCGGTGCATGTGCCGTGCTACAACGAGCCACCAGAGATGGTCAAACAGACCCTCGACGCCCTCGCTGCGCTGGATTACCCGGACTATGAAGTACTGGTGATCGACAACAACACCAAGGACCCTGCCGTGTGGGAGCCGCTCAAGGCCCACTGCGAAAAGCTCGGCGAGCGCTTCAGATTCTTCCACGTCGCGCCCCTGGCCGGCTTCAAGGGCGGCGCGCTGAACTACCTGATCCCGCACACCGCCAAGGACGCCGAAGTGATCGCGGTGATCGACTCGGACTACTGCGTCGACCGCAACTGGCTCAAGCACATGGTGCCGCACTTCGCCGACCCGAAGATTGCCGTGGTGCAGTCGCCACAGGACTACCGCGACCAGAACGAAAGTGCCTTCAAGAAGCTCTGCTACAGCGAGTACAAGGGCTTCTTCCACATCGGCATGGTCACCCGCAACGACCGTGATGCGATCATCCAGCACGGCACCATGACCATGACCCGGCGCAGCGTGCTGGAAGAGCTGGGCTGGGCCGAGTGGTGCATCTGCGAAGACGCCGAGCTGGGCCTGCGGGTGTTCGAGAAAGGCCTGTCGGCCGCCTATTCGCACAACAGCTATGGCAAGGGCCTGATGCCCGACACCTTCATCGACTTCAAGAAGCAGCGCTTCCGCTGGGCCTATGGCGCCATCCAGATCATCAAGCACCACGCCAGTGCCCTGCTGCGCGGCAAGAACAGCGAGCTGACCCGTGGCCAGCGCTATCACTTCCTGGCCGGCTGGCTGCCATGGATCGCCGATGGCATGAACATCTTCTTCACTGTCGGCGCCCTGTTGTGGTCGGCCGCGATGATCATCGTGCCGCACCGGGTCGACCCGCCGCTGATGATCTTCGCCATCCCGCCGCTGGCGCTGTTCTTCTTCAAGGTCGGCAAGATCATCTTCCTGTACCGCCGCGCGGTGGGGGTGAACCTCAAGGATGCCTTTGCCGCGGCACTGGCGGGGCTTGCGTTGTCGCATACCATCGCCAAGGCGGTGCTGTACGGGTTCTTCACCAGTAGCATGCCGTTCTTCCGCACACCGAAGAATGCCGACAGCCATGGTCTGCTGGTGGCGCTTTCCGAAGCGAGGGAAGAGCTGTTCATCATGTTGCTGTTGTGGGGCGCAGCGGCCGGGATCTGCCTGGTGCAGGGGCTGCCGAGTTCGGACATGCGTTTCTGGGTGGCGATGTTGCTGGTGCAGTCGCTGCCTTATGTGGCGGCGTTGGTGATGGCGTTTCTGTCGTCACTGCCCAAGCCCGCTGAAAAGGCTGCCGAAGCGCAACAGGCTTGA
- a CDS encoding SufE family protein — protein MSLPVQAQEALASFELARGWEQRARLLMQWGDRLEPLSEAEKVEANRVHGCESLVWLVAEQVEGQWRFKAGSDARLLRGLLALLLARVQGLGSAELAGLALRDWFTQLGLERQLSPSRSNGLHAVLLRMAELASNR, from the coding sequence ATGAGCTTGCCGGTTCAGGCCCAGGAGGCATTGGCCAGCTTCGAGCTGGCTCGCGGCTGGGAGCAGCGGGCGCGGCTGTTGATGCAATGGGGCGATCGGCTGGAACCACTGAGCGAGGCCGAGAAAGTCGAAGCTAATCGCGTGCATGGCTGCGAAAGCCTGGTGTGGCTGGTGGCTGAACAAGTCGAAGGCCAGTGGCGATTCAAGGCGGGCAGTGATGCGCGCTTGTTGCGGGGGTTGCTGGCACTCCTGCTGGCCCGGGTACAAGGGCTTGGCAGTGCGGAATTGGCCGGGCTGGCCCTGCGCGACTGGTTTACCCAGCTTGGTCTGGAGCGGCAATTGTCGCCATCGCGCAGCAATGGGCTGCATGCGGTATTGCTGCGGATGGCGGAGCTGGCCTCCAACCGCTAA
- a CDS encoding ArsC family reductase, which translates to MTYTLYGIKACDTMKKARTWLEEKAIAYEFHDYKAQGIDRDSLNRWCDEHGWEVILNRAGTTFRKLDDASKADLDQAKAVELMHAQPSMIKRPVLDLGGRTLVGFKPDLYAAALA; encoded by the coding sequence ATGACCTATACGCTCTACGGCATCAAAGCCTGTGACACCATGAAAAAAGCGCGTACCTGGCTCGAAGAAAAAGCCATCGCCTACGAATTCCACGACTACAAGGCCCAAGGCATCGACCGCGACAGCCTCAACCGCTGGTGCGACGAACACGGCTGGGAAGTCATCCTCAACCGTGCCGGCACCACCTTCCGCAAGCTCGACGACGCCAGCAAGGCCGACCTCGACCAGGCCAAGGCCGTCGAACTGATGCACGCCCAGCCGTCGATGATCAAGCGCCCGGTGCTCGACCTGGGCGGTCGCACCCTGGTCGGCTTCAAGCCCGACCTGTACGCCGCCGCGCTGGCCTGA
- a CDS encoding Na+/H+ antiporter — protein MQSAYTVLILLTLVSLSKLVGRLIPLPLPLVQIAAGALLAWPTLGLHVALDPELFLFLFLPPLLFADGWRIPKRELWRIRGPVVALAVGLVLFTVVGAGYFIHWLLPSIPLPVAFALAAVLSPTDAVAVSAISQDRLPTPLMHMLQGEALMNDASGLVTFKFALAAAITGAFSLADASFSFVLVALGGLAVGVALSWLIGRLRAWMIARGWDDPATHVVFMLLLPFAAYVLAERLGVSGILSAVAAGMMQSWLDLLPRQTSTRLLNRSVWSLLEFAFNGLIFLLLGLQLPDIIKAVVSHEATVWPTLAWRCLDVLAIFAALILLRFVWVQSIWRAIGVVRRWRGKPALVLMPTARSCWLMTLGGVRGAVTLAGVMSIPLLMGAGKAFPERDLLIFIAAGVILLSLISACIALPLLLRGVTKSPDERLHQEVQEAWRRTAEAAIHALEAEEVIDASAPQDAAQATLATELKARLMAEYRDELDSYNDTAEARALAEQMDLLERRLRLRALRAQRLELYNLHRQHLVGDEVVRQVLGELDMSEANLGQVR, from the coding sequence ATGCAGTCCGCCTACACCGTCCTCATCCTGCTGACGCTGGTAAGCCTGTCGAAACTGGTCGGGCGCTTGATCCCGTTGCCGCTGCCATTGGTGCAGATCGCCGCTGGTGCACTGCTGGCCTGGCCGACCCTGGGCCTGCATGTGGCCCTGGACCCCGAATTGTTCCTGTTCCTGTTCCTGCCGCCGCTGCTGTTCGCCGACGGCTGGCGCATTCCCAAGCGCGAGCTGTGGCGCATCCGTGGGCCCGTGGTGGCGCTGGCCGTGGGGCTGGTGCTGTTCACCGTGGTCGGCGCGGGTTACTTCATCCACTGGCTGCTGCCGAGCATCCCGCTGCCGGTGGCCTTCGCACTGGCCGCCGTGCTGTCGCCCACCGACGCCGTGGCGGTATCGGCCATCAGCCAGGATCGCTTGCCGACCCCGCTGATGCACATGCTGCAAGGCGAGGCGCTGATGAACGATGCCTCCGGCCTGGTGACGTTCAAGTTTGCACTGGCTGCGGCCATTACCGGGGCGTTTTCGCTGGCCGATGCCAGCTTCAGTTTCGTCCTGGTCGCCCTCGGCGGCTTGGCTGTGGGCGTTGCACTGAGCTGGCTGATTGGCCGCTTGCGCGCCTGGATGATCGCCCGTGGCTGGGATGACCCGGCCACCCACGTGGTTTTCATGCTGCTGTTGCCGTTTGCCGCTTATGTGCTGGCTGAGCGTCTTGGTGTGTCGGGCATTCTCTCGGCGGTAGCCGCCGGCATGATGCAGAGCTGGCTGGACCTGTTGCCGCGCCAGACCAGCACCCGTCTGCTCAACCGCAGTGTCTGGTCGCTGCTGGAGTTCGCTTTCAACGGTCTGATCTTCCTGCTATTGGGCTTGCAGCTGCCAGACATCATCAAGGCCGTGGTCAGCCATGAGGCCACTGTGTGGCCGACCCTGGCCTGGCGCTGTCTGGATGTGCTGGCGATTTTCGCTGCGTTGATTCTGCTGCGCTTTGTCTGGGTGCAGAGTATCTGGCGTGCGATCGGCGTGGTGCGCCGCTGGCGCGGCAAGCCGGCGCTGGTGCTGATGCCCACCGCGCGCTCTTGCTGGCTGATGACGCTGGGAGGCGTGCGTGGGGCGGTGACCCTGGCGGGTGTGATGTCGATACCGCTGCTGATGGGTGCGGGCAAGGCCTTCCCCGAGCGTGACCTGCTGATTTTCATCGCGGCCGGGGTGATCCTGCTGTCGTTGATCAGTGCCTGTATTGCCTTGCCGCTGTTGCTGCGCGGGGTCACCAAGAGCCCGGACGAACGGCTGCATCAGGAAGTGCAGGAAGCATGGCGACGTACGGCCGAGGCGGCGATCCACGCGCTTGAGGCTGAAGAAGTGATCGACGCCAGCGCGCCTCAGGATGCGGCCCAGGCCACCTTGGCCACGGAGCTCAAGGCGCGGTTGATGGCCGAATATCGGGATGAGCTGGACAGCTACAACGATACGGCCGAGGCACGGGCCCTGGCCGAACAGATGGACTTGCTGGAGCGGCGCTTGCGCTTGCGTGCACTGCGGGCGCAGCGGCTGGAGCTGTATAACCTGCATCGCCAGCACCTGGTCGGGGATGAGGTGGTCAGGCAGGTATTAGGTGAGCTGGATATGAGTGAAGCCAACCTGGGGCAGGTCAGATAG
- a CDS encoding transposase, producing the protein MILDTFIGRYDGAQLEAKSVRKSYSKEHKIQAAEMVLDGGQSVPEVCEILGIGRTALRRWVEQVRQEREGKVPTGAKAITPEQQRIEELEALVRQKDRDIEILKKASALLLRDSKDRSR; encoded by the coding sequence ATGATTTTGGACACCTTCATCGGGCGCTATGATGGCGCCCAATTGGAGGCAAAATCAGTGCGCAAGTCTTATTCGAAAGAACACAAAATCCAAGCTGCCGAAATGGTCCTGGACGGTGGCCAGTCAGTTCCTGAGGTATGCGAAATCCTCGGGATTGGCCGTACAGCCCTTCGCCGTTGGGTTGAGCAGGTACGCCAGGAGAGAGAGGGTAAGGTTCCGACTGGAGCCAAAGCCATCACTCCGGAGCAGCAACGTATCGAAGAGCTGGAAGCATTGGTTCGTCAAAAGGATCGGGATATCGAAATCCTAAAAAAGGCCAGTGCTCTCCTGCTTCGGGACTCCAAAGATCGTTCTCGCTGA
- a CDS encoding cysteine desulfurase, with protein MFQPSPWRADFPAIAALQRQHQTYLDSAATTQKPQALLDALSHYYGHGAANVHRAQHLPGALATQAFETSREKVAAWLNAADSRQIIFTHGATSALNLLAYGLEHRFEAGDEIAISALEHHANLLPWQQLARRRDMRLVILPLDEHGRIDLEQALQLIGPRTRVLAVSQLSNVLGTWQPLPALLAHAHAQGALTVVDGAQGVVHGRHDVQALGCDFYVFSSHKLYGPEGVGVLYGRSQALQLLRHWQFGGEMVQMADYQSASFRPAPLGFEAGTPPIAGVIGLGATLDYLASLDSHAVEAHEASLHQHLLRGLADREGVRVLGTPQTALASFVIDGVHNADIAHMLTEQGIAVRAGHHCAMPLLKGLGLEGAIRVSLGLYNDSDDLQRFFEALDQGLELLR; from the coding sequence ATGTTCCAGCCCTCCCCCTGGCGCGCCGATTTCCCCGCTATCGCCGCCCTGCAACGGCAGCACCAGACCTACCTGGACAGCGCCGCCACCACCCAGAAGCCCCAGGCGTTGCTCGATGCCCTGAGCCATTACTACGGCCACGGCGCCGCCAACGTGCATCGCGCTCAGCACCTGCCCGGCGCACTCGCGACCCAGGCCTTCGAGACCAGCCGCGAAAAGGTGGCCGCCTGGCTCAATGCCGCAGACTCACGGCAGATCATCTTCACCCATGGCGCAACATCGGCGCTCAACCTGCTGGCCTATGGCCTGGAACACCGTTTCGAAGCGGGCGACGAAATTGCCATCAGCGCGCTGGAGCACCACGCCAACCTGTTGCCCTGGCAGCAACTGGCCCGGCGCCGCGACATGCGCCTGGTGATACTGCCGCTGGACGAACATGGCCGCATCGACCTGGAGCAGGCGCTGCAGCTGATCGGGCCGCGCACCCGCGTGCTCGCCGTCAGCCAGCTGTCCAACGTACTCGGCACCTGGCAGCCGCTGCCTGCACTGCTGGCCCATGCCCACGCACAAGGCGCACTGACCGTGGTCGATGGCGCCCAGGGCGTGGTCCATGGCCGCCATGATGTACAGGCGTTGGGCTGCGACTTCTACGTGTTCTCGAGCCACAAGTTGTATGGGCCGGAAGGCGTCGGGGTGCTGTACGGGCGCAGCCAGGCCCTGCAGCTGCTGCGCCACTGGCAGTTTGGCGGTGAAATGGTGCAAATGGCCGATTACCAGAGCGCCAGCTTCCGCCCCGCACCTTTGGGCTTCGAAGCTGGCACCCCGCCGATTGCGGGGGTGATCGGGCTGGGCGCAACGCTGGATTACCTGGCCAGCCTCGATAGCCATGCTGTCGAGGCCCACGAAGCCAGCCTGCATCAGCACCTGCTGCGTGGCCTGGCCGACCGCGAGGGTGTGCGCGTCCTCGGCACACCTCAGACGGCCCTGGCCAGCTTCGTCATCGACGGCGTACACAACGCCGACATCGCCCATATGCTGACCGAGCAAGGCATTGCCGTACGTGCCGGGCATCACTGCGCCATGCCGCTGCTGAAGGGACTGGGGCTGGAAGGGGCGATTCGGGTGTCGCTGGGGTTGTACAACGACAGTGACGACCTGCAACGATTCTTTGAGGCGCTTGATCAGGGCCTGGAGTTGTTGCGATGA
- the tcdA gene encoding tRNA cyclic N6-threonylcarbamoyladenosine(37) synthase TcdA: protein MSTEDPRFAGVARLYGDEGLQRLSNAHVAVVGIGGVGSWAAEALARSGVGEITLFDLDDVCVSNTNRQAHALEGQVGRPKVEVMAERLRAINPAITVHAVADFVTRETMAEYITEQMDAVIDCIDSVMAKAALIAWCRRRKIAIVTTGGAGGQIDPTQIQVGDLNKTFNDPLASRVRSTLRRDYNFSRNTSRNYGVPCVFSSEQLRYPKGDGSVCLQKSFVGEGVRLDCAGGFGAVMMVTATFGMVAASKAIEKLVAGARRPSERVKPE from the coding sequence ATGAGCACAGAAGATCCACGCTTTGCCGGCGTTGCCCGGTTGTACGGCGACGAGGGCCTGCAGCGTCTGAGCAACGCCCATGTGGCGGTCGTCGGCATCGGCGGGGTCGGCTCGTGGGCGGCCGAAGCCCTGGCGCGCAGTGGTGTGGGTGAAATCACCCTGTTCGACCTGGACGATGTTTGCGTCAGCAACACCAACCGCCAGGCCCATGCCCTGGAAGGCCAGGTGGGAAGGCCCAAAGTTGAGGTCATGGCCGAGCGCCTGCGGGCGATCAATCCGGCGATCACTGTGCACGCGGTGGCGGATTTCGTCACCCGTGAGACCATGGCCGAGTACATCACCGAGCAGATGGATGCGGTGATCGACTGCATCGACAGTGTGATGGCCAAGGCCGCGCTGATTGCCTGGTGCCGGCGCCGCAAGATCGCCATCGTCACCACCGGTGGTGCGGGCGGGCAGATCGACCCGACACAGATCCAGGTCGGTGACCTCAACAAGACCTTCAACGACCCGCTGGCCTCGCGGGTGCGCTCGACCCTGCGCCGGGACTACAACTTCTCGCGCAATACCAGCCGCAATTATGGCGTGCCGTGCGTGTTTTCCAGCGAGCAGCTGCGCTATCCCAAGGGCGATGGCAGTGTCTGCCTGCAGAAGAGTTTCGTCGGCGAAGGCGTGCGCCTGGACTGCGCGGGGGGCTTTGGTGCGGTGATGATGGTGACTGCGACCTTTGGCATGGTGGCGGCGAGCAAGGCGATCGAGAAACTGGTGGCCGGGGCGCGACGGCCTTCGGAGCGGGTCAAACCTGAGTAA
- the dapD gene encoding 2,3,4,5-tetrahydropyridine-2,6-dicarboxylate N-succinyltransferase: MSNTLFSLAFGVGSQNRQGTWLEVFYAQPLLNPSAELVAAVAPILGYEGGNQAIAFSNAQAAQLAEALKGVDAAQAALLTRLAESHKPLVATLLAEDAALASTPEAYLKLHLLSHRLVKPHGLSLAGIFPLLPNVAWTNQGAVDLSELAELQLEARLKGELLEVFSVDKFPKMTDYVVPAGVRIADTARVRLGAYIGEGTTIMHEGFVNFNAGTEGPGMIEGRVSAGVFVGKGSDLGGGCSTMGTLSGGGNIVIKVGEGCLIGANAGIGIPLGDRNTVEAGLYITAGTKVNLLDENNELVKVVKARDLAGQTDLLFRRNSLNGAVECKTHKSAIELNEALHAHN; the protein is encoded by the coding sequence ATGTCCAATACCCTGTTCAGCCTGGCCTTCGGTGTCGGCTCCCAGAACCGCCAGGGCACCTGGCTGGAAGTGTTCTATGCACAACCCCTGCTCAACCCGAGCGCCGAGCTGGTTGCCGCGGTAGCGCCGATCCTCGGCTACGAAGGTGGCAACCAGGCCATCGCCTTCAGCAACGCCCAGGCCGCCCAGCTGGCCGAAGCCTTGAAAGGCGTCGATGCCGCTCAGGCTGCCCTGCTGACCCGCCTGGCTGAAAGCCACAAGCCGCTGGTCGCCACCCTGCTGGCCGAAGACGCCGCGCTCGCCTCGACCCCAGAGGCCTACCTCAAGCTGCACCTGCTGTCGCACCGTTTGGTCAAGCCGCACGGCCTGAGCCTGGCCGGCATCTTCCCGCTGCTGCCGAACGTGGCCTGGACCAACCAGGGTGCCGTGGACCTCAGCGAACTGGCCGAACTGCAACTGGAAGCGCGCCTGAAGGGCGAACTGCTGGAAGTGTTCTCGGTGGACAAGTTCCCGAAGATGACCGACTACGTGGTCCCGGCCGGCGTGCGCATCGCCGACACCGCCCGTGTCCGCCTGGGTGCCTACATCGGCGAAGGCACCACCATCATGCACGAAGGCTTCGTCAACTTTAACGCTGGCACCGAAGGCCCGGGCATGATCGAAGGCCGCGTGTCCGCTGGCGTATTCGTCGGCAAGGGCTCGGACCTGGGTGGCGGCTGCTCCACCATGGGCACCCTGTCCGGTGGCGGCAACATCGTCATCAAGGTCGGCGAAGGCTGCCTGATCGGCGCCAACGCCGGTATCGGCATTCCGCTGGGCGACCGCAACACCGTCGAAGCCGGCCTGTACATCACCGCTGGCACCAAGGTGAACCTGCTGGACGAGAACAACGAGCTGGTAAAAGTGGTCAAGGCTCGTGACCTGGCCGGCCAGACCGACCTGCTGTTCCGCCGCAACTCGCTGAACGGCGCCGTGGAATGCAAGACCCACAAATCGGCCATCGAGCTGAACGAGGCGCTGCACGCCCACAACTGA